The following coding sequences are from one Acipenser ruthenus chromosome 7, fAciRut3.2 maternal haplotype, whole genome shotgun sequence window:
- the LOC117414800 gene encoding fatty acid-binding protein, intestinal-like, which produces MALDGSWIEYKNEKFDEFLAAMGVNAAKRKLAQNMKLQLTMKQDGKKFTMTEKSLLRTKETSWTMDEEFTGDLADGSVMKGTYTLETPTCFVGKFTRMSDGKEIVNRRKVDGDEMIQTTKVDDVEMKRYFKRQEA; this is translated from the exons ATGGCTCTTGATGGCAGCTGGATAGAATACAAAAATGAGAAATTTGATGAATTCTTAGCTGCGATGG GGGTGAATGCTGCCAAAAGGAAGTTAGCACAAAACATGAAACTCCAGCTGACTATGAAACAGGATGGGAAGAAGTTCACCATGACAGAGAAGAGCCTCCTTCGCACCAAGGAGACAAGCTGGACCATGGACGAGGAGTTTACAGGGGATCTAGCGGACGGCTCTGTCATGAAG GGAACCTACACCTTAGAGACTCCAACTTGTTTTGTTGGCAAGTTCACAAGGATGTCTGATGGGAAGGAGATTGTTAACCGCAGGAAAGTGGACGGTGATGAGATGATACAG ACAACTAAAGTCGATGATGTTGAAATGAAAAGATATTTCAAAAGACAAGAGGCGTGA